AATATGAAtgagaaacaagaaaagaaacttcTGCTATAGTTTGTGGTTAATAACTTCAAGATAAGTTActtgtcaaatattttatttctggaaatagctTCATTTGCAAGATGCTCATAAGAGAATTAAGGCTTAGATTATAAACTCATACAAAAGTCACATTTGTTCCCAAGTTTTAGttgctatttctaaattttaaaatcctgtgctctttatgtataacctagCAAGTCCCTAGAACTTTGAATATCTCTgtaatacctgaaactcagaattaAGGTTTTCCAGCTCTGCAAATGCTGAAGGAGCTACATTAATTCTTGAAAATGACTCCATGTAGCCATTATTGAAAAAGCTAATGAAAGATCAAACttcaattaagaaaattaatgagACTGAACTGATTAGAACTAAGGTGAATCAGAATACAAGATTAAAAGTAATGTTATCTGTATTTTGGAACTTCTTGTATGGGACCAAGGaggagaaatttattttatacaaaatctaaattttctgtGGTTCTACACTATCCTAAACCCAGACTCCCCTGAAGGCAGCATAGTCCTGAAGGCACACTTTATTTCACAAAGTGCCCAAGACATCCAGCGATTCATTAGAGCCAACCTCCTGATTGTCTAAACTGGTACAGGTTGCCAACAAGGTGTTCAACAACCAGGATATAGAGGAGGAAAACTCATCATGTTAATGAGGCAAGAAGCAATAAAAGACATAGCCCCTATGATAAAAGATCTGTTGAGACAGGGGCTCATTAAGCCTTGCAGATCAGCATGTAACACCCCCATCCTCCTGGTCAAGAAACCAAATGGAATACCAGATGGTGCAAGACCTAAGAGCAGTAAGTGAAGCCACAGAGGATGTTCATCCCATAGTCCCCAACCATACACTTTGCTGGCCACTCTGCCTCCTGAGAATATCTGGTAATTTTAACTACACACTCTGCTCTTAAATTACAAGGTACCACCCCATGGATCTACCACACCAGGATGAAAAAGGCAATTGAACCAGCCACTGAGAAGCCACAAAACAATAAATCTCCCTCCTCATGTGAACCTCTATCAGCTCTAAGATTTCTGTTCAAGAGAACCGCAGCTAAGTAACTTTCACATGTCTGAATTTAGAGCCTTGAATGCATTTGCTTTCACTTTCACAATAGGATTTCTGATAAGTATGATTTTGCTCTAGATTTGCAGGCCAGGAAATCTATGGGCTTGCAAGGGATGGCTGGCTCAGCCATGAGTCTTACTTTCTTACTTAGGCTTCTTTCAGTGACTGGAACCCTGAGTCAAACAAGTCCATGGGCCAATAATACATGGGTTAAAATTACATCAGATATTGTTAAAGGACATAATCTCTCCAACTGTTGGGTCTGCCATGACCAACCCACTGGAGGTTCTCAAGAGTACCTCTGGCTAGAAGGGCACCCAGTTAATGAGTCCATATGGCTACAGCACCCCATATTTAGAGCCAACAAATCATTCCCCAGCCCAGTCCTCCGCATCCAGCCTATCCCCATAGATAAAGGCGAATGTGGTACTGGCATCCCAGGGGGGCCAAAGTGTTTAGTAGTCAGTTCCTTACTTAGAACTTCCAACTTAGACCCTCGGCTGAACTCAACATGTAGTAAAGATCAAGATTGTTATAACTCATTCCAACATAAAGTATTACCAATCACCCCTTctttaggaaaaaggaaaatatattcctTCTCTTACTACCCAGGTTGCCAACCTGATCCTGATGAATATGACTATTATGATGAGTATGATCTAGACGGAGATGAGTGCGCCAGTGCACTCTGGCAAGATTCTCTCATACTTGACCCCTTCCACTGGATCCCACGAAACCACACCCATTTGGGAGTAGAAAACCACATGTCTTATCCTGGGAAACTGTGCCTCAAAAAGGGGCTTATGTTTCTTGGCCTTGACCCACAGAGTCATGGGATTGCCACTCAGTGTCTAGACACTAACACCACACTGGGTATGTGGACAGTGGGCTATGTGATTCCTTCCCCAAAAAATGTCCACCTTTACTCCAATCTGTCTACCACAGAAGAGAGCCAAGCCAAGGCTCATCAGAGAAATAAGCGAGAATTAGAGCTAATTAACCTAGGGGTCTCTCTCCTTGGAGGCTCTCTCATCAATCTGACTGGAGATATCATCTATAATGCCATGGTAGCTCAAAACATTACCAATGCCATAGCTGACTTAGCACAAGAGACAGGCCAAGACTTTCAGCTCCTTCAAAAATCCCTAGACTCACTACCCAAAATGGTGTTAGATCATCGCATTGCCCTAGACTATCTCTTAGCAGAGCAAGGAGGGGTTTGTGCCTTAGCTAATACCTCCTGTTGCTTCTATGTCAATACCATCAGCCAAGTTGAAACTAGCATTAAAATCATTCTTGATCATGCCACATGGCTCAGAAGTGAAGTCAGGGGCCAGCCAGCAGCAGATATCTGGAACACAATGAAACAAGCAATCCCCAGCTTTACTTGGTTTCTCCCATTTCTAGGATCCCTAGTGGC
The Choloepus didactylus isolate mChoDid1 chromosome 4, mChoDid1.pri, whole genome shotgun sequence DNA segment above includes these coding regions:
- the LOC119532432 gene encoding endogenous retrovirus group V member 2 Env polyprotein-like, which translates into the protein MGLQGMAGSAMSLTFLLRLLSVTGTLSQTSPWANNTWVKITSDIVKGHNLSNCWVCHDQPTGGSQEYLWLEGHPVNESIWLQHPIFRANKSFPSPVLRIQPIPIDKGECGTGIPGGPKCLVVSSLLRTSNLDPRLNSTCSKDQDCYNSFQHKVLPITPSLGKRKIYSFSYYPGCQPDPDEYDYYDEYDLDGDECASALWQDSLILDPFHWIPRNHTHLGVENHMSYPGKLCLKKGLMFLGLDPQSHGIATQCLDTNTTLGMWTVGYVIPSPKNVHLYSNLSTTEESQAKAHQRNKRELELINLGVSLLGGSLINLTGDIIYNAMVAQNITNAIADLAQETGQDFQLLQKSLDSLPKMVLDHRIALDYLLAEQGGVCALANTSCCFYVNTISQVETSIKIILDHATWLRSEVRGQPAADIWNTMKQAIPSFTWFLPFLGSLVAILLLLIFRPCVLNCLTFSVSKRIEAIKLQMIITQGYEQLGLQAADNQMDLKVARENFCSSSGPHDDIHVQQEATTEARTPALNVPQE